The Sagittula sp. P11 genome window below encodes:
- a CDS encoding DUF3553 domain-containing protein, giving the protein MNDINALLEPGQIVRHPDQPDWGLGQVQSNIDGRITVNFREQGKVVLDGSVVALVPVFET; this is encoded by the coding sequence ATGAACGACATCAACGCCTTGCTGGAGCCCGGTCAGATCGTCCGCCATCCGGATCAGCCGGATTGGGGCCTGGGTCAGGTCCAGTCCAACATCGACGGGCGCATCACCGTCAATTTCAGGGAACAGGGCAAGGTCGTGCTCGACGGCTCGGTCGTGGCCCTCGTTCCCGTGTTCGAAACCTAA
- the obgE gene encoding GTPase ObgE encodes MKFLDLCKVYVRSGSGGNGSVSFRREKFIEFGGPDGGDGGTGGSVWAEAVDGLNTLIDFRYQQHWFAQNGQGGMGRGRTGKNGDDILLRVPVGTEIIDEDEETVIADLSTLGDRVLLAKGGNGGWGNLRFKTSTNQAPRRANAGQEGIERTLWLRLKLIADVGLVGLPNAGKSTFLAATSNARPKIADYPFTTLHPNLGVVKVDNTEFVVADIPGLIEGAHEGRGLGDIFLGHIERSAVLLHLIDGTSGTLIEDWQTICDELDAYGEGLTDKPRITVLNKIDAMDDEERAFLKDELEAAGAENVMLMSGATKEGVTEVLRALRPHVDARRAADRPADPEDEEDKPWKP; translated from the coding sequence ATGAAATTCCTCGATCTCTGCAAGGTCTATGTCCGCTCCGGCTCGGGCGGCAACGGCTCGGTCTCGTTCCGCCGGGAGAAGTTCATCGAGTTCGGCGGCCCCGACGGCGGTGACGGCGGCACGGGCGGTTCCGTCTGGGCAGAGGCCGTGGACGGCCTCAACACGCTGATCGACTTCCGCTACCAGCAGCACTGGTTCGCCCAGAACGGGCAGGGCGGCATGGGCCGCGGCCGCACCGGCAAGAACGGCGACGACATCCTGCTGCGCGTGCCCGTGGGCACGGAGATCATCGACGAGGACGAGGAAACCGTCATCGCCGATCTTTCCACGCTGGGCGACCGCGTCCTGCTGGCCAAGGGCGGCAACGGCGGCTGGGGCAACCTGCGGTTCAAGACCTCCACCAACCAGGCGCCGCGCCGCGCCAACGCCGGTCAGGAAGGCATCGAACGCACCCTCTGGCTGCGGCTGAAGCTGATCGCGGACGTGGGTCTCGTGGGGCTGCCCAACGCGGGCAAGTCCACCTTCCTCGCCGCCACCTCCAACGCCCGGCCGAAGATCGCGGATTACCCGTTCACCACGCTGCACCCGAACCTCGGGGTGGTGAAGGTCGACAACACCGAATTCGTCGTGGCAGACATCCCCGGCCTGATCGAGGGCGCGCACGAAGGCCGTGGCCTGGGCGACATCTTCCTCGGCCATATCGAGCGGAGCGCTGTCCTTCTGCACCTGATCGACGGCACCTCCGGCACGCTGATCGAGGACTGGCAGACCATCTGCGACGAACTCGACGCCTACGGCGAGGGGCTGACCGACAAGCCCCGCATCACCGTGCTGAACAAGATCGACGCCATGGACGACGAGGAACGCGCCTTCCTCAAGGACGAACTGGAGGCCGCCGGGGCCGAGAACGTCATGCTGATGTCCGGCGCCACCAAGGAAGGCGTGACCGAGGTGCTGCGCGCGCTCCGGCCGCATGTCGATGCCCGCCGCGCAGCCGACCGTCCCGCCGATCCGGAGGACGAGGAGGACAAGCCTTGGAAGCCCTGA
- a CDS encoding Lrp/AsnC family transcriptional regulator, with protein sequence MNDLDPLSPVEAKLLSMLQRDASLSVAELAEAANSSAATVWRRIRSLEERGVIGPPVRLVDPAKVGRGMDVYCQVRMKSQDAQARAAFQQAVDDEPAIMEVYSVTGEWDYMLHMVVRDIADFEDILMRRLLELDCVAGTSTIFALRRIKHTRQVPV encoded by the coding sequence ATGAACGATCTCGATCCGCTATCGCCGGTAGAGGCCAAACTGCTTTCGATGCTCCAGCGCGACGCCTCGCTCTCCGTGGCGGAACTGGCCGAGGCGGCGAACAGCTCTGCCGCGACGGTCTGGCGCCGCATCCGCAGCCTGGAGGAACGCGGCGTGATCGGCCCGCCGGTGCGGCTGGTCGATCCGGCAAAGGTCGGGCGCGGCATGGATGTCTACTGCCAGGTGCGGATGAAGTCGCAGGACGCGCAGGCGCGGGCGGCTTTCCAGCAGGCGGTCGACGACGAACCCGCGATCATGGAGGTCTACTCGGTCACCGGCGAGTGGGACTACATGCTGCACATGGTCGTGCGCGACATCGCCGATTTCGAGGACATCCTGATGCGGCGCCTGCTCGAACTGGACTGCGTGGCGGGCACATCCACCATCTTCGCCCTGCGCCGGATAAAACACACGCGGCAGGTGCCGGTGTGA
- a CDS encoding GNAT family N-acetyltransferase, whose product MGLDLTNDLPVVETERFDLRPVRRSDMGLWELYASDKRVAAMTPTIPHPVPPGAAEAFVTRAVAPDREWDIWAMDGTRVGGSEFMGVIKLMRLDRDQSEIRYWVAPAFWNTGLASEAVRALVEANPLNNKTMFASVFQDNPASAKVLVNCGFEYIGDAESYSVARQSKVPTWTYLKKLS is encoded by the coding sequence ATGGGCCTTGATTTGACGAATGACCTTCCTGTTGTGGAAACCGAACGGTTCGACCTGCGCCCCGTGCGCCGGTCCGACATGGGCCTGTGGGAGCTTTACGCCTCCGACAAGCGCGTGGCCGCCATGACCCCCACGATCCCGCACCCCGTGCCCCCCGGCGCGGCAGAGGCTTTCGTGACCCGCGCCGTGGCGCCGGACCGCGAATGGGACATCTGGGCGATGGACGGGACCCGCGTCGGCGGGTCGGAATTCATGGGCGTGATCAAGCTGATGCGGCTGGACCGCGACCAGTCGGAAATCCGCTACTGGGTGGCGCCCGCCTTCTGGAACACCGGCCTCGCGTCGGAGGCCGTGCGCGCCCTGGTAGAGGCCAACCCGCTGAACAACAAGACGATGTTCGCCTCTGTCTTCCAGGACAACCCGGCCTCGGCCAAGGTGCTGGTGAACTGCGGCTTCGAATACATCGGCGACGCGGAATCCTATTCCGTCGCGCGCCAGTCGAAGGTCCCGACCTGGACCTACCTGAAAAAGCTGAGCTGA
- a CDS encoding DUF2059 domain-containing protein: MATATRFAQQPAGAGLMRIAAALMLCLVAALPLRADPAKEGIDDLLDALQIDSMLEIMRVEGLAYGADLGDDMFQGGDNARWQTLLSQIYDVPKMHIVMRNHFAHLLDGTDIGPLVDFFSSETGTRIVQLELSARRAMIDDEVEDTARQAFLAADLDAPRMQQLTRFIEVNDLLEANVAGALNASFQFYRGLVDGGGLAMTEGDILADVWGQEEETRDDTREWLYAFLMLAYEPLTDAELAQYIEISATPEGRLLNRALFAGFNAMYDEVSYALGLAAAEQMQTQEL; encoded by the coding sequence ATGGCCACCGCCACCAGATTCGCGCAGCAGCCCGCGGGGGCAGGGCTCATGCGCATCGCCGCCGCACTGATGCTCTGCCTTGTCGCCGCGCTGCCGCTGCGCGCCGATCCGGCGAAGGAGGGCATCGACGACCTGCTGGATGCGCTGCAGATCGATTCCATGCTCGAGATCATGCGCGTCGAGGGGCTGGCCTACGGGGCCGATCTTGGCGACGACATGTTCCAGGGCGGGGACAACGCCCGCTGGCAGACCCTTCTGTCGCAGATCTACGACGTGCCGAAGATGCACATCGTCATGCGCAACCACTTCGCCCATCTGCTGGACGGCACCGACATCGGGCCGCTGGTCGACTTCTTCTCGTCCGAGACGGGCACCCGCATCGTGCAGCTCGAGCTTTCGGCGCGCCGCGCGATGATCGACGACGAGGTGGAGGACACCGCGCGGCAGGCTTTCCTTGCCGCCGATCTCGACGCGCCGCGGATGCAGCAACTCACCCGCTTCATCGAGGTGAACGACCTGCTCGAGGCCAACGTGGCCGGCGCGCTCAACGCCTCCTTCCAGTTCTACCGCGGGCTGGTGGACGGCGGCGGCCTGGCGATGACGGAGGGCGACATCCTCGCCGACGTCTGGGGGCAGGAGGAAGAGACCCGCGACGACACGCGCGAATGGCTCTATGCCTTCCTGATGCTGGCCTACGAGCCGCTGACGGACGCGGAACTCGCCCAGTACATCGAGATTTCCGCCACGCCCGAGGGGCGTCTTCTGAACCGCGCGCTCTTTGCCGGGTTCAACGCGATGTACGACGAGGTGTCCTATGCGCTGGGGCTCGCCGCGGCGGAACAGATGCAGACGCAGGAGCTGTAG
- a CDS encoding histidine phosphotransferase family protein, whose translation MQNVSATLAALVGSRLCHDLISPIGAIQNGLELIALSGADQSSPEMTLIQDSCASAAARIRFFRVAYGAAGEAQMMSRREIAGILSGVTSGGRLTAEWSAAEDQPRPEVQLCFLAFQCCESALPMGGAVRIENDAAGWTVRASGARINGDRTYWDHINGAAPLDTPPPDKVHFALLPILAAVRGRQLLATLTDDSITLKIA comes from the coding sequence ATGCAGAATGTCAGCGCCACGCTCGCAGCACTTGTGGGGTCGCGCCTGTGCCACGACCTTATCAGCCCGATCGGTGCGATCCAGAACGGACTTGAGCTGATTGCCCTGTCGGGGGCCGACCAGTCCAGCCCGGAGATGACGCTGATCCAGGACAGCTGCGCCAGCGCCGCGGCGCGCATCCGGTTCTTCCGGGTGGCCTATGGCGCGGCGGGCGAGGCGCAGATGATGTCGCGCCGCGAGATCGCCGGCATCCTGTCGGGCGTGACCAGCGGCGGGCGGCTGACGGCGGAATGGTCGGCGGCGGAGGACCAGCCGCGCCCGGAGGTGCAGCTCTGCTTCCTGGCCTTCCAGTGCTGCGAGAGCGCGCTGCCCATGGGCGGCGCCGTGCGGATCGAGAACGACGCGGCCGGCTGGACGGTGCGCGCATCGGGCGCACGGATCAACGGCGACCGGACGTACTGGGATCACATCAACGGCGCGGCGCCGCTGGACACGCCGCCGCCCGACAAGGTGCATTTCGCGTTGCTGCCGATCCTCGCAGCAGTGCGCGGGCGGCAGTTGCTGGCCACCCTGACGGACGATTCGATCACCCTGAAGATCGCCTGA
- the proB gene encoding glutamate 5-kinase — MEALTASRRLVVKIGSALLVDRKTGDLRRDWLAAIAEDIAEQKAAGKDVILVSSGSIALGRGLLGLPQTTLPLEQAQAAAACGQIRLAHAWAEALARHGLITAQVLVTLEDSADRRRYLNARATLATLLSHGAVPIVNENDTVATDEIRYGDNDRLAAQIAVTTGADLLILLSDVDGLYTGNPGNDPQAQRLATVNDITPQVEAMAGDAGSGLSKGGMKTKVMAAKTAMASGCAMVIMHGAADHPLARLRDGAPHTLFVADMDPHAARKRWIAAMKSQGTLIIDAGATQALARGKSLLPAGLTRVEGTFGRGDPVTLRAPDGTTLGQGLARYTAAEARQIAGHHSAEIEQILGYPGRAVLVHRDDMAL, encoded by the coding sequence TTGGAAGCCCTGACCGCCTCGCGCAGGCTGGTGGTCAAGATCGGTTCTGCGCTGCTGGTGGACCGCAAGACCGGCGACCTGCGCCGGGACTGGCTCGCCGCCATCGCCGAGGACATCGCCGAACAGAAGGCCGCCGGCAAGGACGTGATCCTGGTCTCCTCCGGCTCCATCGCGCTGGGGCGCGGGCTGCTCGGCCTGCCGCAGACCACGCTGCCGCTGGAACAGGCTCAGGCCGCCGCCGCCTGCGGCCAGATCCGCCTTGCCCACGCCTGGGCTGAGGCGCTGGCCCGCCACGGTCTGATCACCGCGCAGGTGCTGGTGACGCTTGAGGATTCCGCCGACCGCCGCCGCTACCTGAACGCCCGCGCCACGCTGGCCACGCTGCTCAGCCACGGCGCCGTGCCCATCGTGAACGAGAACGACACCGTCGCCACGGACGAGATCCGCTATGGCGACAACGACCGCCTCGCGGCGCAGATCGCCGTCACCACCGGCGCCGACCTGCTGATCCTGCTGTCGGATGTCGATGGGCTCTATACCGGCAACCCCGGCAACGACCCGCAGGCACAGCGCCTCGCGACGGTGAACGATATAACACCGCAGGTCGAGGCGATGGCCGGTGACGCGGGCTCGGGCCTATCCAAGGGCGGGATGAAGACCAAGGTGATGGCCGCCAAGACCGCCATGGCCTCCGGCTGCGCCATGGTCATCATGCACGGGGCGGCGGATCACCCGCTGGCGCGCCTCAGGGACGGGGCGCCGCACACGCTGTTCGTTGCCGACATGGACCCGCACGCTGCCCGCAAGCGCTGGATCGCCGCGATGAAGTCGCAGGGCACGCTGATCATCGACGCGGGCGCCACGCAGGCGCTGGCCCGCGGGAAAAGCCTGCTGCCCGCAGGTCTCACCCGTGTCGAAGGCACCTTCGGCCGGGGCGACCCGGTGACGCTGCGCGCCCCCGACGGCACCACGCTGGGGCAGGGGCTCGCCCGCTACACCGCCGCCGAGGCGCGCCAGATCGCCGGCCACCACAGCGCCGAGATCGAGCAGATCCTCGGCTATCCGGGGCGCGCCGTGCTTGTCCATCGCGACGACATGGCGCTCTGA
- a CDS encoding GNAT family N-acetyltransferase produces the protein MSDSFTVRLARDAADVAAAQRLRYDVFVAELGGDGPLVDHENRLERDRFDPFFDHLLVCDPARGDMVVGVYRLLRDDRAAEAGQFYSEDEYDLGPLRRSGRRLLELGRSCLHPDYRGGPAMFHLWQGLAAYVTDHGIEVLFGTASFHGTDIARLAQPLSLLHHRHLAPPDLRVRARNFQDMNLVPEADIDRVGAMLEVPALIKAYLRLGGCVGEGAYVDHAFNTTDVCLVMDTARMTERQRAVYTRERAT, from the coding sequence ATGAGCGACAGCTTTACAGTGCGGCTGGCCCGGGACGCGGCGGACGTGGCGGCGGCGCAGCGGCTGCGCTACGACGTCTTCGTGGCCGAGCTGGGCGGCGACGGCCCGCTGGTCGATCACGAGAACCGGCTGGAACGCGACCGCTTCGACCCGTTCTTCGATCACCTGCTGGTCTGCGACCCGGCGCGCGGCGACATGGTGGTGGGGGTCTACCGGCTCCTGCGCGACGACCGCGCGGCGGAGGCCGGGCAGTTCTACTCGGAGGACGAATACGACCTCGGGCCGCTGCGCCGCTCGGGCCGCAGGCTGCTGGAGCTGGGGCGCTCCTGCCTGCATCCCGACTACCGCGGCGGACCTGCGATGTTCCACCTCTGGCAGGGGCTGGCCGCCTACGTGACCGACCACGGCATCGAGGTGCTGTTCGGCACCGCCAGCTTCCACGGCACCGACATCGCGCGGCTGGCGCAGCCGCTGTCGCTCCTGCACCACCGCCACCTCGCGCCGCCGGACCTGCGGGTGCGCGCCCGCAATTTCCAGGACATGAACCTGGTCCCCGAGGCCGATATCGACCGGGTGGGCGCGATGCTCGAGGTGCCCGCGCTGATCAAGGCCTACCTCAGGCTCGGCGGCTGCGTGGGCGAGGGCGCCTACGTCGACCACGCCTTCAACACCACCGACGTCTGCCTCGTGATGGACACCGCCCGCATGACCGAGCGGCAGCGCGCGGTCTACACGCGGGAGCGGGCGACATGA
- a CDS encoding sorbosone dehydrogenase family protein, protein MELIAKATALVGGTVAYVRRMGSPAHQAFGAKPDIPEARAQGIMTLKMPVAEGWKDGRLPTCAPGLKVNAFASGLDHPRWIEVLPNGDVLVAESKEQAGPPKTLMDHAAQATMRRVKAIGKSANRVTLWRDADGDGVAEIRKVFVENQNQPFGMALVGNRFYLGNTDGIKVFDYADGDEALSGDGEKLVDFKPHGHWTRSLIVSPDGTKIYAGVGSLSNIGDQGMAAEEGRAAIWELDVATGAARIFASGLRNAVGMAWEPVTGKLWTVVNERDGLGDETPPDYLTSVQDGGFYGWPYCYWGKTVDDRVAQDPEMVAQAITPDYALGGHTASLGLCWMPEGTLPGFGAGMVIGQHGSWNRSKLSGYRLIFIPFEGGKPSGPARDILSGFLSEDEKLAYGRPVGVTLGPDGESLLMADDVGDVIWRVTAAS, encoded by the coding sequence ATGGAGCTTATCGCAAAAGCAACCGCCCTGGTGGGCGGCACCGTCGCATACGTGCGGCGCATGGGATCGCCGGCACATCAGGCCTTTGGCGCAAAGCCCGACATTCCCGAGGCCCGTGCGCAGGGCATCATGACGCTGAAGATGCCGGTTGCCGAAGGCTGGAAGGACGGCCGACTGCCGACCTGCGCGCCCGGGCTCAAGGTCAACGCCTTTGCCAGCGGGCTCGACCATCCGCGCTGGATCGAGGTGCTGCCGAACGGCGACGTGCTGGTGGCGGAGTCGAAGGAACAGGCCGGGCCGCCGAAGACGCTGATGGATCACGCCGCGCAGGCGACGATGCGCCGGGTCAAGGCCATCGGCAAGAGCGCCAACCGCGTCACCCTGTGGCGCGACGCGGACGGCGACGGCGTGGCGGAGATCCGCAAGGTCTTTGTCGAAAACCAGAACCAGCCTTTCGGCATGGCGCTGGTGGGCAACCGCTTCTACCTCGGCAACACGGACGGGATAAAGGTCTTCGACTACGCCGACGGAGACGAGGCGCTGTCCGGCGACGGAGAGAAGCTGGTCGATTTCAAGCCGCACGGCCACTGGACGCGGAGCCTGATCGTCTCGCCCGACGGGACGAAGATCTATGCCGGGGTCGGGTCGCTGTCGAACATCGGCGACCAGGGCATGGCGGCCGAGGAAGGCCGCGCGGCGATCTGGGAACTGGACGTGGCCACGGGCGCGGCGCGCATCTTCGCCTCCGGCCTGCGCAACGCGGTCGGCATGGCGTGGGAGCCGGTGACCGGCAAGCTCTGGACCGTGGTGAACGAGCGCGACGGCCTCGGCGACGAGACGCCGCCGGATTACCTGACCTCCGTTCAGGACGGCGGGTTCTACGGCTGGCCCTATTGCTACTGGGGCAAGACGGTGGACGACCGCGTCGCGCAGGACCCGGAGATGGTCGCGCAGGCGATCACGCCGGACTACGCGCTTGGCGGGCACACGGCGTCGCTGGGGCTCTGCTGGATGCCCGAAGGCACCCTGCCCGGTTTCGGCGCGGGCATGGTGATCGGCCAGCACGGATCGTGGAACCGCTCGAAGCTGAGCGGCTACCGGCTGATCTTCATCCCTTTCGAGGGCGGCAAGCCGAGCGGCCCGGCGCGGGACATCCTGTCGGGTTTCCTGTCGGAGGACGAGAAGCTGGCCTACGGACGGCCTGTCGGGGTGACGCTGGGACCGGACGGCGAGTCGCTGCTGATGGCGGATGACGTGGGCGACGTGATCTGGCGGGTGACGGCGGCCTCCTGA
- a CDS encoding 50S ribosomal protein L21 has product MFAVMKTGGKQYKVAAGDTLRVEKLAADAGETVQFNDILMLGGDSVVVGAPFVSGAAVQAEVVDQVKGEKLIHFVKRRRKHSSQRTKGHRQQLTVLRITEILSEGADKTGVKAAIGAGSAPKAASNDAAAPAAAAKGGEGDDLTQITGVGPAAAKKLNDAGITTYAQLAAVDPETFEATKVKPEWVEQAKTLA; this is encoded by the coding sequence ATGTTCGCGGTGATGAAAACCGGCGGCAAGCAGTACAAGGTCGCAGCCGGCGACACCCTCCGGGTGGAAAAGCTGGCCGCAGACGCTGGCGAGACCGTTCAGTTCAACGACATCCTGATGCTCGGCGGTGACTCCGTCGTCGTCGGTGCACCCTTCGTGTCGGGCGCGGCCGTGCAGGCCGAGGTCGTGGACCAGGTCAAGGGCGAGAAGCTGATCCACTTCGTGAAGCGTCGCCGCAAGCACAGCTCGCAGCGGACCAAGGGCCACCGTCAGCAACTGACCGTCCTGCGGATCACCGAGATCCTGTCCGAAGGCGCAGACAAGACCGGCGTCAAGGCCGCAATCGGCGCGGGCTCCGCTCCGAAGGCCGCGTCGAACGACGCAGCCGCACCCGCAGCCGCCGCAAAGGGTGGCGAAGGTGACGACCTGACCCAGATCACCGGTGTCGGCCCCGCCGCCGCCAAGAAGCTGAACGACGCAGGCATCACGACCTACGCGCAGCTCGCCGCTGTCGACCCGGAAACCTTCGAGGCCACCAAGGTGAAGCCGGAGTGGGTCGAGCAGGCGAAGACCCTCGCGTAA
- a CDS encoding glutamate-5-semialdehyde dehydrogenase — protein MKDLTDIPALMQDIGTRARAAAADLAFAPAAAKQKALESAAAHLWDNRAAIVEANAKDLDYGREKGLSDAMMDRLTLTEDRIAAIRDSLIAVAQQDDPVGKVIAEWDQPSGLHIRRVRTPLGVIGVIYESRPNVTADAGALCLKSGNAVILRGGSESLHSSAAIHASLVHGLQEAGLPEDAIQMVPTRDRAAVSEMLTMTDYIDVIIPRGGKGLVGLVQREARVPVFAHLEGIVHIYIDKDADPVKALSVVKNAKTRRTGICGAAECLLIHRDVVDDIGQGIIRALIDAGVEVRADETLRAIAGTEEATEADWGKEYLDMVIAAKVVDDIDAAIAHIRRYGSNHTDCIITEDDAAAARFFQRLDSAILMRNVSTQFADGGEFGMGAEIGIATGKMHARGPVGVEQLTSFKYLVEGDGILRK, from the coding sequence ATGAAGGATCTCACCGACATCCCCGCCCTGATGCAGGACATCGGCACGCGCGCGCGCGCCGCCGCAGCGGATCTCGCCTTCGCACCAGCCGCTGCCAAGCAGAAGGCGCTCGAATCCGCCGCAGCTCACCTGTGGGACAACCGCGCCGCCATCGTCGAGGCCAACGCAAAGGACCTCGACTACGGGCGCGAAAAGGGTCTCTCGGACGCGATGATGGACCGCCTGACCCTGACGGAGGACCGCATCGCCGCGATCCGCGACAGCCTGATCGCCGTGGCGCAGCAGGACGATCCCGTGGGCAAGGTCATCGCCGAATGGGACCAGCCCTCGGGCCTGCACATCCGGCGCGTGCGCACACCGCTCGGCGTGATCGGCGTGATCTACGAATCCCGGCCCAACGTGACCGCGGACGCGGGCGCGCTCTGCCTGAAGTCGGGCAATGCGGTGATCCTGCGCGGCGGCTCTGAATCGCTGCACTCCAGCGCCGCGATCCACGCCAGCCTCGTGCACGGCCTGCAGGAGGCCGGTCTGCCCGAGGATGCGATCCAGATGGTGCCGACCCGCGACCGGGCCGCCGTCTCCGAGATGCTGACCATGACCGATTACATCGACGTCATCATCCCGCGCGGCGGCAAGGGCCTCGTGGGTCTTGTCCAGCGCGAGGCCCGCGTGCCGGTCTTCGCCCACCTCGAAGGCATCGTGCACATCTACATCGACAAGGACGCCGACCCGGTGAAGGCGCTCTCGGTCGTCAAGAACGCCAAGACCCGGCGCACCGGCATCTGCGGCGCCGCCGAATGCCTGCTGATCCACCGCGACGTGGTCGACGACATCGGGCAGGGCATCATCCGGGCGCTGATCGACGCCGGGGTGGAGGTGCGCGCCGACGAGACCCTGCGCGCCATCGCCGGCACCGAGGAGGCGACAGAGGCCGACTGGGGCAAGGAATACCTCGACATGGTGATCGCCGCGAAGGTGGTGGACGACATCGACGCCGCCATCGCGCACATCCGGCGCTACGGCTCGAACCACACCGACTGCATCATCACCGAGGACGATGCCGCCGCCGCCCGGTTCTTCCAGCGGCTCGATTCGGCGATCCTGATGCGCAACGTCTCGACGCAGTTCGCCGACGGCGGAGAGTTCGGCATGGGCGCCGAGATCGGCATCGCCACCGGCAAGATGCACGCCCGCGGCCCGGTGGGGGTCGAGCAGCTCACCTCGTTCAAGTACCTCGTCGAAGGCGACGGCATCCTGCGGAAGTGA
- the htpX gene encoding zinc metalloprotease HtpX, whose amino-acid sequence MGYVKTAMLMAAMTALFMGVGYLIGGTGGAMIALLVAAGMNVFTWWNSDRMVLRMHNAQPVVRGDRMGLHALTAELARNAGLPEPKVYLIDTPQPNAFATGRNPENAAVAVTSGLIRSLSREELAGVIAHELAHIRNHDTAIMTVTATFAGAISMLANFAMFFGGSRERLGLIGTLLMMFLAPLAAALVQMAISRTREYAADKAGAEICGQPLWLASALEKIAVGAARIDNHAAERNPATAHMFIINPLHAHKHDNLFATHPATENRIAALRAMAGQAGSGRVRDTATVSSSSVPKTRARRQSGPWS is encoded by the coding sequence ATGGGCTATGTAAAGACAGCGATGCTCATGGCGGCGATGACGGCGCTGTTCATGGGCGTGGGCTACCTGATCGGCGGCACGGGCGGCGCGATGATCGCGCTTCTGGTGGCGGCGGGGATGAACGTCTTCACCTGGTGGAACTCGGACCGCATGGTCCTGCGCATGCACAACGCGCAGCCGGTGGTGCGCGGCGACCGGATGGGGCTGCACGCCCTCACGGCCGAACTGGCGCGCAACGCCGGCCTGCCGGAGCCCAAGGTCTACCTGATCGACACGCCGCAGCCCAATGCCTTTGCCACCGGGCGGAACCCCGAGAATGCCGCCGTGGCGGTGACCTCGGGCCTGATCCGCAGCCTCAGCCGCGAGGAGCTGGCCGGCGTGATCGCGCATGAGCTGGCGCATATCCGCAACCACGACACGGCGATCATGACCGTGACGGCGACCTTCGCCGGGGCGATTTCCATGCTTGCGAACTTCGCGATGTTCTTCGGCGGCTCGCGCGAGAGGCTGGGCCTGATCGGCACGCTTCTGATGATGTTCCTTGCCCCGCTGGCGGCGGCGCTGGTGCAGATGGCGATCAGCCGGACGCGGGAATACGCCGCCGACAAGGCCGGGGCGGAGATCTGCGGCCAGCCGCTCTGGCTGGCCTCGGCGCTGGAGAAGATCGCCGTGGGCGCGGCCCGCATCGACAACCACGCGGCAGAGCGCAACCCGGCCACGGCGCATATGTTCATCATCAACCCGCTGCATGCCCACAAGCACGACAACCTGTTCGCGACCCACCCCGCGACGGAGAACCGGATCGCTGCCCTGCGCGCCATGGCCGGTCAGGCAGGTTCGGGACGTGTGCGGGACACCGCGACCGTCTCTTCCAGCAGCGTGCCGAAGACCCGCGCGCGCCGTCAGTCCGGTCCCTGGTCGTAA
- the rpmA gene encoding 50S ribosomal protein L27: MAHKKAGGSSRNGRDSAGRRLGVKLYGGQAVIPGNIIVRQRGTKFWPGEGVGMGRDHTIFATVEGAVQFHKGLKGRTFISVMPAAEAAE; the protein is encoded by the coding sequence ATGGCACATAAAAAGGCAGGCGGTTCCTCCCGCAACGGTCGCGACTCCGCAGGTCGTCGCCTCGGCGTGAAACTTTACGGCGGCCAGGCCGTTATCCCCGGCAACATCATCGTGCGTCAGCGCGGCACGAAGTTCTGGCCGGGCGAAGGCGTCGGCATGGGCCGCGACCACACGATCTTTGCCACGGTCGAGGGCGCCGTCCAGTTCCACAAGGGACTGAAAGGCCGCACCTTCATTTCCGTAATGCCGGCAGCGGAGGCTGCCGAGTAA
- a CDS encoding GNAT family N-acetyltransferase, whose protein sequence is MLRTKRLVLRPLRAGDEGWITRHIADPEVHRWLTSVPHPYAAADGAAFVERFAGRPGTLALVAEDVPCGVLTIEHASRLADDRPAAWELGYWLRRDHWGRGLMTEAAEAAIRHHRAEHGATLHSGWITGNAGSARVLAKLGFHGPTHSEERHAFFHGRPVTVERVILPADAPLPPQHDPADAHPAHP, encoded by the coding sequence ATGTTGCGCACGAAGCGGCTGGTCCTCCGGCCTCTTCGCGCCGGGGACGAGGGCTGGATCACCCGCCACATCGCCGATCCCGAAGTGCATCGCTGGCTGACCTCCGTGCCGCATCCCTACGCGGCGGCGGATGGCGCGGCCTTCGTCGAACGCTTTGCCGGGCGGCCCGGAACGCTGGCGCTGGTCGCTGAGGACGTGCCCTGCGGGGTGTTGACCATCGAGCACGCCAGCCGCCTTGCCGACGACCGTCCGGCGGCGTGGGAACTGGGCTACTGGCTGCGCCGCGACCATTGGGGCAGGGGGCTGATGACCGAAGCGGCAGAGGCCGCGATCCGCCACCACCGCGCCGAACATGGGGCCACCCTCCACAGTGGCTGGATCACCGGCAACGCGGGCTCTGCCCGGGTGCTGGCGAAACTCGGTTTCCATGGCCCGACGCACAGCGAAGAACGGCACGCCTTCTTCCACGGCCGGCCGGTGACGGTAGAGCGGGTGATCCTGCCCGCCGATGCGCCGTTGCCGCCACAACATGACCCCGCGGACGCCCACCCGGCGCACCCGTGA